In bacterium, the sequence CTTTCGCAATCAATGTAGTTATGGTCGGATTAATCAGATTCAGTAATAGAGCAGGATACACCCCAATAAGAATCGTTAAAATAATCAGCGGAATTAATGTTGATAATTCCCGTTTGTTAATCTCCGTTAGCGCATTCCATTTTTCATTAAACGGACCGAGTAGAATGCGTTGGAGCATATAGAGTATATATCCTGCGGTTAGAACGATTCCGATAACCGCAATAATGGTATATATCGGGAAAACTTTATAGGTTCCGAGTAAAACCATAAATTCACTGACGAATCCTGACATACCTGGCAACCCTAACGACCCGAGTGAAATAACGGTTAACACACCTGCGTAAACTGGAATTTTAGCACCCAGCCCACCGAATGCATTCAAATCGCGGGTATGCGCCCGGTCGTAGAGAACGCCAACGAGCAAGAACATTCCGCCGGTTAACAGACCGTGGCTGAACATCTGGAAATATCCGCCGTTCCAACCGGCAATAGTGAATGCTGAGAGTCCCAGCAGAATAAATCCCATATGACTAACGCTACTATACGCAACCAGTTTCTTGAAATCCTGCTGAGCCATCGCGACGAATGCGCCATAAATAATTCCGATAACTCCAAGTACTGCGAACATAACCGCGAACTCATGTGCTGCTTGCGGTAATATCGGATGGCTGATTCGATAGAATCCATAGGTACCCATTTTTAAGAGAATTCCGGCTAGGATGACTGAAATTGGGGTTGGCGCTTCAACGTGGGCGTCAGGTAACCAGGTATGGAACGGAAACACCGGCACTTTAATTGCGAATCCGAGGAATAACGCTAAGAATACTAACTGTGCCCCTCCGAATCGGAAGAAGGAAATTCCGGCGTTTAATCCGGTGGTAAGTGATTGCGATTGCGCTGCTAGTTCAGGGATACTGAACGTATGTGGGGTAGAAGCAAAATATAGCGCTAAAAAACCTACTAGCATAAACACGCTTCCGGCAAGGGTATATAAAAAGAATTTAATTGCCGCATACTCTTTACGTGGACCACCCCAGACACCTATCAAGAAATACATCGGCACTAACATAACTTCCCAAAAGATATAGAACAAAAATAAATCCAGAGAAACAAAAGTTCCGAGCATACCGGTTTCGAGCAGAAGATATAGCACCCAATATTCTTTAATTCGAGGGCTGATATTCCAAGATGCAATCGCTGCTAAAAATGAAAGCAAAGCGGTTAAAAATACCATCGGAACACTAATTCCATCAACGCCCATATAATAATCAATATTTAACGCTGGGATCCAAGAGAATCGTTCCTGCATCTGGAATCCCGGATTCTGCGCATCGAATTGATAGATGATAACCAAGCTTAGCAAGAGGCAGATGAACGTTGTTACAATACCAATTAGTTTGATGCGCGTTTCCTTTTGTTTATCCGTAAATAGAATTATTACTGCACCGAGTATCGGTACAAATGTTATTAAGGTTAGTATCGGCATATTCAATCCTTTATTAGTTCGTTACATTCGCGAAGTTCGCGGTTTAAAATATAAGAATTAATTTAATCAAAATCATTATAGCTAACCCTAAAATTAGGAATAGCGTATAGTTCTGAATGATACCGGTTTGCGCTTTTCGGAAAATGCTGCTGCTGGTTTGGGTAATCCACCCGGTGAAATTAACCAAGCCATCAACGATATAAATATCAATTAAATTTTTCAGTTTGCTTAATAACACTGTTGCCCACGCTACCCCATTAACCGTTCCGTCAATAATCAGCTGGTCGAACGCAAATGCGAGTTTTGTTAGTTTAAAGAACGGTCGAATGATCATGTATTCATAGAGTTCGTCGAAGTAATACTTATTAATCAAAACGCGATAAATAAATGGTAATCGACCGGCAATTGCTGACATAGATAACGTAGCCGGTTTTTTCCCATACGCTAAATACGCTACGACAATTCCAGCAGCTCCAACCAGAACAGAAATAACCATAATAACTAAACTCGGTTCACTATGTTCATTCCCGAAATAGATATAATGCTGGAACCAGTTACCAAATAAAGGTGAGCCGGGAAGACCAACCACGGCTGCAGCGAATGCTAATAGAATAAGCGGGATAGTCATAACTTTTGGAGATTCATGCGCATGGATTTCTTTATTTCTCAACGTTCCGGTAAAGGTCATAAAGAAGAGACGGAACATATAGAACGCGGTGATAAATGCGGTTAAGGTAGCAATAAGGTAAATTGCAATATGTCCCGAACGATACGCTGCCAGCAAAATCTCATCTTTACTCCAGAACCCGCTGAACGGTGGGATACCGGCGATTGCGACACAAGCGACCAAAAATGTTATTGCCGTTATTTTCATTTTCGAATATAAACCGCCCATTTCGCGAATATCCTGGGTTCCGGTTCCGTGAATAACACTCCCTGCACCGAGAAATAATAACGCTTTAAAAAACGCATGCGTGAACAAGTGGAACGTTCCGGCAGTATATCCGCCGACGCCAAGACCGACGAGCATAAATCCGAGCTGGCTGATTGTCGAATAGGCGAGAATACGTTTTATATCGTTTTGAACCAGCGCTATTGTAGCTGCCATAAATGCGGTGATGGTTCCGATATAAGCGACGATGAGTATTGCTTCGTGGTGGTAATGAAATACAATATAACTGCGTGCAACGAGATACACTCCCGCAGCAACCATGGTTGCTGCATGGATTAACGCGCTGACCGGCGTTGGTCCTTCCATAGCATCTGGAAGCCAGACATGAAGCGGAAACTGCGCTGATTTCCCGATTGCACCACAGAAAATTAGAATTGCAGCGATCGTTAATAAATATCCACCTTGGTTGACAACTGATTCGGTTAAATCT encodes:
- a CDS encoding NADH-quinone oxidoreductase subunit M, whose amino-acid sequence is MPILTLITFVPILGAVIILFTDKQKETRIKLIGIVTTFICLLLSLVIIYQFDAQNPGFQMQERFSWIPALNIDYYMGVDGISVPMVFLTALLSFLAAIASWNISPRIKEYWVLYLLLETGMLGTFVSLDLFLFYIFWEVMLVPMYFLIGVWGGPRKEYAAIKFFLYTLAGSVFMLVGFLALYFASTPHTFSIPELAAQSQSLTTGLNAGISFFRFGGAQLVFLALFLGFAIKVPVFPFHTWLPDAHVEAPTPISVILAGILLKMGTYGFYRISHPILPQAAHEFAVMFAVLGVIGIIYGAFVAMAQQDFKKLVAYSSVSHMGFILLGLSAFTIAGWNGGYFQMFSHGLLTGGMFLLVGVLYDRAHTRDLNAFGGLGAKIPVYAGVLTVISLGSLGLPGMSGFVSEFMVLLGTYKVFPIYTIIAVIGIVLTAGYILYMLQRILLGPFNEKWNALTEINKRELSTLIPLIILTILIGVYPALLLNLINPTITTLIAKVGGVLP
- the nuoL gene encoding NADH-quinone oxidoreductase subunit L, which gives rise to MINYSYLIPIFPLVAFIIIILFGKRIPKLSAYISIFAIFCSLITSLGAFLDTFHGRSINTNLLPWLTFGSYQLKFGFMVDPLTAMMLMVVTTIGMLIQIYSIGYMHGDKRYSRFFAYMSLFTFSMLGLVLANNFAELFIFWELVGLCSYLLISFWFERISAANAGKKAFITTRIGDTGLLIGIFILFYTTGTLHFVDLTESVVNQGGYLLTIAAILIFCGAIGKSAQFPLHVWLPDAMEGPTPVSALIHAATMVAAGVYLVARSYIVFHYHHEAILIVAYIGTITAFMAATIALVQNDIKRILAYSTISQLGFMLVGLGVGGYTAGTFHLFTHAFFKALLFLGAGSVIHGTGTQDIREMGGLYSKMKITAITFLVACVAIAGIPPFSGFWSKDEILLAAYRSGHIAIYLIATLTAFITAFYMFRLFFMTFTGTLRNKEIHAHESPKVMTIPLILLAFAAAVVGLPGSPLFGNWFQHYIYFGNEHSEPSLVIMVISVLVGAAGIVVAYLAYGKKPATLSMSAIAGRLPFIYRVLINKYYFDELYEYMIIRPFFKLTKLAFAFDQLIIDGTVNGVAWATVLLSKLKNLIDIYIVDGLVNFTGWITQTSSSIFRKAQTGIIQNYTLFLILGLAIMILIKLILIF